Proteins from a genomic interval of Desulfofustis limnaeus:
- a CDS encoding CBS domain-containing protein codes for MSLQWKTQEYPIDISEADIVEAMRDVEGYIDISPGDFRELFLYAYRHAVQRLTKRRTAGDIMSRQVICLEAGMDLQQAAALLAEKALTGAPVVDDSGVLIGVVSEKDFLVRMGVGTKPTFMGIISGCLNDQGCMVCALRNHRIGEIMSRPPICAGPDISVAGIADLFAKHQINRLPIVDAHNRPIGIVTRTDLVACHCFAVPGARL; via the coding sequence ATGAGTTTGCAGTGGAAAACACAAGAATACCCGATCGATATCAGCGAGGCCGATATCGTTGAAGCGATGCGGGATGTCGAGGGCTACATCGACATCAGTCCCGGCGATTTTCGGGAGCTATTTCTCTATGCCTATCGGCACGCCGTGCAGCGCTTGACGAAAAGGCGGACTGCCGGTGATATCATGAGCCGTCAGGTCATCTGCCTCGAAGCCGGCATGGATCTGCAGCAGGCGGCGGCCCTTCTTGCTGAGAAAGCACTTACGGGTGCACCGGTCGTCGACGACAGCGGGGTGTTGATCGGGGTGGTATCGGAAAAGGACTTTCTGGTGCGCATGGGGGTGGGGACGAAACCGACCTTCATGGGAATTATCTCCGGTTGCCTCAATGACCAGGGCTGCATGGTCTGTGCGTTGCGCAATCACCGGATCGGAGAGATCATGAGCAGACCGCCGATCTGTGCCGGTCCAGACATCAGCGTGGCCGGTATCGCGGACCTGTTTGCCAAGCACCAGATCAACCGCTTGCCGATCGTAGATGCGCACAATCGGCCGATCGGGATCGTCACCCGAACCGACCTGGTCGCTTGTCACTGCTTTGCCGTTCCTGGTGCAAGATTATGA
- a CDS encoding FprA family A-type flavoprotein, with amino-acid sequence MDKRKLHPRVHWLGAIDWDRRLFDSLIPLPDGTSYNAYLVQGNHKTALLDTVDPAMAHILLAQLEDVEKIDYLVSHHAEQDHSGTIPLILERYPDAKVVTTAKAKPMLIDLLQIAEDRFVTVADGESLDLGGLSLTFIHTPWVHWPETMVTYLPEAKMLFSCDFFGSHIAANDLYVIDQGRVHEAAKRYFAEIMMPFRTVIEKNITKLAPLAIETIAPSHGQVYDRPAWIMDAYRDWVSPTPHNLVSFPFVSMHGSTRIMVDHLSASLARHGVRVELFNLAVTDIGKLAMSLVDAGTIVVGTPTVLLGAHPLAAYAAFLANALKPKARFLSIVGSYGWGGKAVEQLAGMIPNLKVEVLEPLLVKGVPRQEELAQLDRLAATIAEKHSHESFRA; translated from the coding sequence ATGGACAAAAGAAAACTGCATCCTCGCGTGCACTGGCTCGGCGCCATCGACTGGGATCGGCGTCTTTTCGATTCCCTGATCCCCCTGCCCGACGGGACGTCATACAACGCATACCTGGTGCAAGGGAATCATAAAACCGCCCTGCTGGATACCGTCGATCCAGCCATGGCCCACATCCTGCTCGCCCAGCTGGAAGATGTGGAAAAGATCGATTACCTGGTATCGCATCACGCCGAACAGGATCATTCCGGCACCATCCCCCTGATTCTCGAGCGCTACCCCGACGCCAAGGTGGTGACCACTGCCAAGGCCAAGCCGATGCTGATCGACCTGTTGCAGATCGCCGAAGATCGGTTCGTCACCGTAGCCGACGGCGAATCGCTCGATCTGGGCGGCCTGAGCCTGACCTTCATCCACACCCCGTGGGTCCACTGGCCGGAGACCATGGTCACCTACCTGCCCGAGGCGAAGATGCTGTTCTCCTGCGACTTTTTCGGCTCGCATATCGCCGCCAACGACCTCTACGTCATCGATCAGGGCCGGGTCCACGAAGCGGCCAAACGTTATTTCGCCGAGATCATGATGCCGTTTCGCACCGTCATCGAGAAAAACATCACCAAACTGGCACCACTGGCCATCGAGACCATCGCCCCGAGCCACGGTCAGGTGTACGACCGCCCGGCATGGATCATGGATGCCTATCGCGACTGGGTATCCCCGACGCCGCACAATCTGGTCAGCTTCCCCTTCGTCTCGATGCACGGTAGCACCCGGATTATGGTCGACCACCTGAGCGCATCCTTGGCACGCCATGGCGTGCGGGTGGAGTTGTTCAATCTGGCAGTCACCGACATCGGCAAGCTGGCCATGAGCCTGGTCGATGCCGGCACGATCGTGGTCGGCACCCCGACGGTGCTCCTCGGCGCCCACCCGCTCGCCGCTTACGCTGCCTTCCTGGCCAACGCCCTGAAGCCCAAGGCACGCTTCCTCTCGATCGTCGGCTCCTACGGCTGGGGCGGCAAGGCGGTGGAGCAACTGGCCGGCATGATCCCCAACCTCAAGGTGGAGGTGCTCGAGCCACTGCTGGTCAAAGGCGTTCCCCGGCAAGAAGAGCTGGCGCAACTCGACCGACTGGCCGCAACCATCGCCGAAAAGCATAGCCATGAATCGTTTCGGGCCTAG
- the hcp gene encoding hydroxylamine reductase → MFCFQCQETAKNTGCTIKGVCGKPEETANLQDLLLFVLRGMAVYGEKLKELGKPDRSNDDFVLQSLFTTITNAAWDDQRFVVRIEEALRRRDQLRQAFLNAYKEKNGSDFTGTLPDAATWTGDRATFAEKATSVGVQSTAHEDVRSLREMLVIGLKGIAAYAEHAAVLGYRKPEIDDFMLEALASTTKDLSVDEMIALVMKAGQTAVTTMALLDEANTATYGHPEISEVNIGVGTNPGILISGHDLKDMEELLKQTEGTDVDVYTHGEMLPANYYPAFKKYPHFVGNYGGSWWHQTSEFESFNGPVLLTTNCLVPLRKENTYLDRLYTTGIVSYPGAAHVADRPTGGAKDFSPLIAQAKRCAPPTELDKGTIVGGFAHNQVLALADKVVEAVKSGAIKRFVVMAGCDGRQKSRGYYTEVAENLPKDTVILTAGCAKYRYNKLNLGDIGGIPRVLDAGQCNDSYSLAVIALKLKEVFGLDDINKLPVSYDIAWYEQKAVAVLLALLFLGVKGIRLGPTLPGFLSPNVAKVLVEKFDIKPIGTVQDDIAAMMAGA, encoded by the coding sequence ATGTTCTGTTTTCAATGTCAGGAGACGGCCAAGAACACCGGCTGCACCATCAAAGGCGTCTGCGGCAAGCCGGAAGAGACCGCCAATCTCCAGGACCTGCTGCTCTTCGTCCTGCGCGGCATGGCGGTCTACGGAGAAAAGCTCAAGGAACTGGGCAAACCGGACCGCAGCAATGACGATTTCGTCCTGCAGAGCCTGTTCACCACCATCACCAACGCGGCCTGGGACGACCAGCGATTCGTCGTCCGTATCGAGGAGGCCCTGCGCCGCCGCGATCAGTTGCGCCAGGCCTTTTTGAATGCCTACAAGGAAAAGAACGGCAGTGACTTCACCGGCACCCTGCCCGATGCGGCCACCTGGACCGGTGACCGTGCTACGTTTGCCGAAAAGGCCACGTCAGTAGGCGTGCAATCGACTGCCCATGAAGATGTCCGCTCCTTACGCGAGATGCTGGTCATCGGCCTCAAGGGCATCGCCGCCTATGCCGAGCACGCCGCTGTCCTCGGCTATCGCAAGCCCGAGATCGACGACTTCATGTTAGAGGCACTGGCCTCCACCACCAAGGATCTTTCGGTGGACGAGATGATCGCCCTGGTGATGAAGGCCGGCCAGACGGCGGTCACCACCATGGCTCTGCTCGACGAGGCCAACACCGCCACGTACGGTCATCCCGAGATCAGCGAGGTCAACATCGGCGTCGGCACCAACCCCGGCATCCTGATTAGCGGCCACGACCTGAAAGACATGGAAGAGTTGCTCAAACAGACCGAAGGTACCGACGTCGACGTCTACACCCATGGGGAGATGCTGCCGGCCAACTACTATCCGGCATTCAAGAAATACCCGCATTTCGTCGGCAACTACGGCGGTTCCTGGTGGCACCAGACGAGCGAGTTCGAGTCGTTCAACGGGCCGGTCCTACTCACCACCAATTGCCTGGTGCCGCTGCGCAAGGAGAACACCTACCTGGATCGTCTCTATACGACCGGCATCGTCAGCTATCCCGGCGCCGCACACGTTGCCGACCGGCCGACCGGTGGAGCCAAGGATTTTTCACCGCTGATCGCCCAGGCCAAGCGTTGCGCACCACCCACGGAACTGGATAAAGGCACCATCGTCGGCGGCTTCGCCCACAACCAAGTGCTCGCCCTGGCCGACAAGGTGGTCGAGGCGGTCAAATCGGGCGCCATCAAGCGCTTCGTGGTCATGGCCGGCTGTGACGGCCGCCAGAAGTCGCGCGGTTATTACACCGAGGTGGCCGAGAACCTGCCCAAGGACACCGTGATCCTCACTGCCGGCTGCGCCAAGTACCGCTACAACAAGCTCAACCTCGGCGATATCGGCGGCATCCCCCGGGTGCTTGATGCCGGGCAGTGCAACGATTCCTACTCGCTGGCGGTAATCGCGCTGAAACTCAAGGAGGTATTCGGCCTGGACGACATCAACAAGCTGCCGGTCTCCTACGATATCGCCTGGTATGAGCAGAAGGCGGTGGCAGTGCTGCTGGCCCTGTTGTTCCTCGGCGTCAAGGGTATCCGGCTCGGACCGACCCTGCCGGGCTTCCTGTCGCCGAATGTGGCCAAGGTATTGGTGGAAAAATTCGACATCAAACCAATCGGTACCGTGCAGGATGACATCGCCGCCATGATGGCCGGCGCCTAA
- a CDS encoding nitric-oxide reductase large subunit produces MTSPRLKAFFLFCLVLTFGVLIFGGYLINREKPPIPDQVVTPTGETLFTGGDIIAGQNYYFSRGGQHIGTIWGHGSYLAPDWSADYLHRMGVYLAARHHGLDAEAAHVFSQADYDQLDDQEKARLQSLVSREIKTNRLDPASSVLHFTEYQTEAFALLTRYYTDLFTVGNERMGLQPGIVKTAEQGRLVTAFFTWLAWSAGTQRLDAEHTYTTNWPYDPLVGNEPLPGFLIWSIVSVILLIFGIAAALFVYQRYVGHDDYDTGLKLDFAEPDPTPSQKATLIFFVTAIALFVIQIGMGAMTAHYTVEGDAFFGIPINTILPYAAVRTWHIQLSIFFIATCFLAAGLFIGPFVGREPKGQATWVVTLFAALVVVVLGTLSGTWSSIAGFFEGDGFFFGHQGYEYIELGRFWQLLLIVGMIIWLVLVWRSIRPALKNEDDNGGLTHMLLYASISIPLFYMAGLLYGKSSHLSDAEYWRWWVVHLWVEGFFEVFATVVMAFLLSHIGAVSRKFALTAVYFTIFLYLGSGVIGTFHHLYWAGTPTAIIALGAVFSALEVVPLSLLGFEAAHNLRVIEAGGKNFAYRWPIYFFVSVAFWNLVGAGVFGFLINPPIVLYYAQGINTTPIHSHTALFGVYGMLAISLLLFSVRHIVTRASWSDQLLKVSFWGLNGGLAAMAVFSLIPVGFYQFYFAVRDGLWYARSPEITSGEVIRNLSWLRMGPDILFSVGAIALLFFLLRAIKLSFFSRTS; encoded by the coding sequence ATGACTTCACCTCGACTGAAAGCATTTTTCCTGTTCTGCCTCGTCCTCACCTTTGGCGTCCTCATCTTTGGCGGCTACCTGATCAATCGGGAAAAGCCGCCCATCCCTGATCAAGTCGTCACCCCAACCGGAGAGACGCTATTTACCGGCGGAGACATCATTGCCGGTCAGAACTACTATTTCAGTCGCGGCGGTCAGCATATCGGTACCATTTGGGGACACGGCTCCTATCTGGCACCCGACTGGTCGGCCGACTACCTGCACCGCATGGGGGTCTATCTAGCCGCCCGCCACCACGGGCTCGACGCCGAGGCGGCACACGTTTTCTCTCAGGCTGACTACGACCAGCTCGACGACCAGGAGAAGGCCCGCCTGCAGAGTCTGGTCAGCAGGGAAATCAAGACCAACCGGCTCGATCCCGCCTCCTCCGTCCTGCACTTCACCGAATACCAGACCGAAGCGTTTGCCCTGCTGACCCGCTATTACACCGATCTCTTCACCGTCGGCAACGAGCGGATGGGACTGCAACCCGGTATTGTCAAGACGGCGGAACAGGGACGTCTGGTCACCGCTTTCTTCACTTGGTTGGCCTGGTCAGCCGGTACGCAGCGCCTTGATGCCGAACACACCTATACCACCAACTGGCCGTACGACCCGCTGGTCGGTAACGAACCGCTGCCCGGCTTTCTGATCTGGTCCATCGTCAGCGTCATCCTGCTTATTTTCGGGATCGCCGCAGCACTGTTCGTCTACCAGCGCTATGTCGGGCACGATGACTACGACACCGGTCTCAAGCTCGATTTTGCCGAGCCGGATCCGACTCCCAGCCAGAAGGCAACACTGATCTTTTTTGTCACCGCCATAGCCCTGTTCGTTATCCAGATTGGCATGGGTGCCATGACCGCTCATTATACGGTGGAAGGCGACGCCTTCTTCGGGATACCGATCAATACGATTCTGCCCTATGCGGCGGTCCGCACCTGGCATATCCAGCTGTCCATCTTCTTCATCGCCACCTGTTTTCTGGCCGCCGGCCTGTTCATCGGCCCCTTCGTCGGTCGCGAACCAAAAGGCCAGGCGACCTGGGTGGTGACGCTGTTTGCCGCGCTGGTGGTGGTGGTGCTCGGCACCCTGTCCGGCACCTGGTCCTCGATCGCCGGCTTTTTTGAGGGAGACGGCTTTTTTTTCGGCCACCAAGGTTACGAATACATCGAGTTGGGCCGGTTCTGGCAGTTGTTGTTGATCGTCGGCATGATCATCTGGCTGGTCCTCGTCTGGCGTTCGATCCGACCGGCGTTGAAGAACGAAGACGACAACGGCGGCCTAACCCACATGCTGCTTTACGCCTCCATCAGCATCCCGCTCTTTTACATGGCGGGGCTGCTCTACGGCAAAAGCAGCCATCTTTCCGATGCCGAATACTGGCGCTGGTGGGTGGTGCACCTCTGGGTGGAAGGCTTTTTCGAGGTGTTTGCCACGGTGGTCATGGCTTTCCTGCTTTCCCATATCGGCGCGGTAAGCCGGAAATTCGCGTTGACCGCCGTTTACTTCACTATTTTTCTCTATCTCGGCAGCGGCGTCATCGGCACCTTCCACCACCTCTACTGGGCCGGCACGCCGACCGCCATCATTGCATTGGGCGCCGTCTTTTCGGCGTTGGAAGTGGTGCCGTTATCGTTGCTCGGCTTCGAGGCGGCTCATAACCTGCGGGTGATCGAGGCCGGAGGAAAGAATTTCGCCTACCGCTGGCCCATCTATTTTTTCGTCTCGGTGGCGTTTTGGAACCTGGTCGGTGCCGGGGTATTCGGCTTCCTGATCAACCCGCCGATCGTGCTCTACTATGCCCAGGGCATCAATACCACGCCGATCCACTCACACACCGCGCTGTTCGGGGTCTACGGCATGCTCGCCATTTCCCTGCTGCTGTTCTCGGTGCGCCATATCGTCACCCGGGCCTCGTGGTCTGATCAACTGCTGAAGGTGAGTTTCTGGGGGCTCAACGGCGGATTAGCGGCCATGGCCGTATTCAGCCTCATCCCCGTTGGTTTCTACCAGTTCTATTTCGCCGTCCGGGATGGACTCTGGTACGCGCGCAGCCCGGAGATCACCTCCGGTGAAGTCATCAGGAATCTGAGTTGGCTGCGGATGGGCCCGGATATCCTGTTTTCCGTCGGCGCGATCGCCCTGCTCTTTTTCCTGCTGCGGGCGATCAAACTGAGCTTTTTCTCCAGGACATCCTGA
- a CDS encoding c-type cytochrome encodes MTSKNLLMLIITLSIVMFAPVPGITADPKPGAKLYVGTTVLSNGGAPCLACHAHAGSGLGQTVSYGPDLTYFHDDYGAEEVAAVLQDLSFPSMETIYAMRPLTEQEIDDLGAFFEQAASSPVPAFDRLFLWVLIILGVLLLALVLVSRRNMTGVQQTLNRNRQKTANKGGLS; translated from the coding sequence ATGACGTCAAAAAACTTGCTTATGCTCATCATCACCCTGTCGATAGTCATGTTCGCGCCGGTACCCGGGATCACCGCCGATCCGAAACCGGGGGCAAAGCTCTATGTCGGCACGACGGTCCTGAGCAACGGCGGGGCCCCGTGTCTGGCATGCCACGCTCATGCCGGCAGCGGTCTCGGCCAGACCGTCAGCTATGGCCCTGATCTCACCTATTTTCATGATGATTACGGCGCCGAGGAGGTCGCCGCTGTCCTGCAAGACCTCTCTTTTCCGAGCATGGAAACGATTTATGCAATGCGACCGTTGACCGAGCAGGAGATCGACGATCTCGGGGCATTCTTCGAGCAGGCCGCGTCGTCCCCCGTTCCGGCCTTCGACCGACTGTTCCTGTGGGTACTGATCATTCTCGGCGTTCTGCTTCTGGCGCTGGTGTTGGTTTCCCGGCGAAACATGACGGGGGTTCAGCAGACGCTGAACCGCAATCGACAAAAAACAGCAAACAAAGGTGGGCTGTCATGA
- a CDS encoding nitrate reductase subunit alpha codes for MSWITDIIDPKSRSWEEFYRNRHQVDKVVRSTHGVNCTGSCSWFVHVKDGIVGWELQATDYPALEKRLPPYEPRGCQRGITFSWYLYSPLRIKYPYLRGVLADQWRAARAAHDDPVAAWAAIVADQVKRQDYQRARGKGGFRRSTWQEVEEIIAAAVIHTIKTHGADRLVGFSPIPAMSMLSFAGGSRLMQLLGGANLSFYDWYCDLPNASPEVWGEQTDVAESADWFNSKFIAVMGSNPGMTRTPDVHFLSEARHNGSKVAVLSPDFSMSSKFGDQWIPVHAGQDGAFWMAVNHVLLSEFHHRAKTPYFLDYLARFSDCPFLVRLDKQGTAHRPGRMLSAASLATYRDEDRADFKYLVWDSTLDQPRMPLGTLGFRWQQKQGDWNLQMRDGRDGDPIVPLLTLLDKQQQETLPVVFDDFSAAAQVVRDVPVRSVDSADGRVMVTTVYDLLMAQFGVDRGLDGAYPSGYDDAGQSYTPAWQEQFTGIDRATVIQFARDWATTAERTEGKCSIIIGAGVNHWYHANLIYRAGILALVLCGCVGRNGGGLNHYVGQEKLAPIAPWSTIMGALDWTKPPRFQNAPSYHYVHTDQWRYERTADELQVNPSSGDPSLTGGHTIDHQIRAVRLGWMPFYPQFDRSPAEVVRQAESAGAQTNQEVVDWAVRQLKDKNMKFAVEDPDAPENWPRLWIIWRGNALMASAKGHEYFLKHYLGTHHNSIAPETARESLRDAVWREPAPEGKLDLVVDINFRMDTSALYSDIILPTATWYEKDDLNSSDMHSFIHPLQAAVPPCWESRSDWDIFKSLALRISELAEIHLPEPIRDLVAFPLGHDTPAESAQLSVKDWSKGECEPIPGKTMPNLVVVERDYRNLYRRFISYGPKPRAEGIGAHGLNWPAADFYDELLATGPTETWGGHTYPSLITARDAANVILHLAPETNGEVAQRAFAAQEQAVGLPLTDLAEKNRSIRTTFADLDRQPRRLLTSPCWSGLTNDGRAYTAYSLNVERLVPWRTLTGRQHCYLDHESYIAFGEHLPTYKPKPDPSVLQDLVVTTGGNRSIMLNYLTPHSKWSIHSTYGDNPRMLTLSRGCYPFWINDRDADRIGVADNDWVELYNDHGVVVTRAVVSARLPQGIAFLYHSPERTVGAPRSPLRNQKRSGGHNSLNRIRLKPNLLVGGYGQFTYGWNYWGPPGSNRDTFILVRKLEGEPQW; via the coding sequence ATGAGTTGGATAACCGATATCATCGATCCGAAATCCCGAAGCTGGGAGGAATTCTACCGCAATCGTCACCAGGTCGACAAGGTGGTGCGCAGCACCCACGGAGTCAACTGCACCGGCAGCTGCTCATGGTTCGTACACGTCAAGGACGGGATCGTCGGCTGGGAATTGCAGGCGACCGATTATCCGGCCCTGGAGAAACGATTGCCACCCTATGAGCCCCGCGGTTGCCAGCGGGGGATCACCTTCTCCTGGTATCTCTACAGCCCGTTGCGCATCAAGTATCCGTACCTGCGTGGAGTCCTCGCGGATCAGTGGCGGGCGGCTCGAGCCGCGCATGACGATCCGGTGGCGGCCTGGGCCGCCATCGTCGCCGATCAGGTAAAGCGCCAGGACTATCAACGAGCCAGGGGCAAAGGGGGCTTCCGCCGGTCCACCTGGCAGGAGGTGGAAGAAATCATTGCCGCGGCCGTGATACACACCATCAAGACCCACGGGGCCGATCGACTGGTGGGGTTCTCCCCGATACCCGCCATGTCGATGCTCAGTTTCGCCGGTGGTTCGCGGCTCATGCAACTGCTCGGCGGAGCCAATCTCAGCTTCTATGACTGGTATTGCGACTTGCCCAATGCATCTCCGGAAGTATGGGGTGAACAGACTGACGTGGCGGAAAGCGCCGACTGGTTCAACAGCAAGTTCATCGCGGTGATGGGTTCCAACCCCGGCATGACGAGAACCCCTGATGTTCATTTTCTCTCAGAAGCCCGGCATAACGGCAGCAAGGTGGCCGTGCTTTCACCGGACTTTAGCATGTCATCGAAATTCGGCGACCAATGGATCCCGGTTCATGCCGGGCAGGACGGCGCCTTCTGGATGGCGGTCAATCATGTGCTTCTCAGCGAGTTTCATCATCGCGCCAAGACGCCTTATTTCCTCGACTATCTCGCTCGATTCAGCGACTGCCCGTTCCTGGTGCGGCTTGACAAGCAGGGAACGGCCCATCGACCCGGCAGGATGCTCAGCGCCGCCTCACTGGCCACATACCGCGACGAGGATCGGGCCGACTTCAAATACCTGGTGTGGGACAGCACCCTGGACCAGCCGCGTATGCCTCTCGGCACACTCGGATTCCGCTGGCAACAGAAACAAGGAGATTGGAATCTACAGATGCGGGACGGCCGGGACGGCGATCCGATCGTGCCACTTCTGACCCTGCTGGATAAACAGCAACAAGAGACGCTGCCGGTTGTGTTCGACGATTTCTCGGCGGCGGCCCAGGTCGTCCGCGATGTCCCGGTCCGCTCCGTGGATTCCGCCGACGGTCGGGTGATGGTAACTACCGTCTACGATCTGCTGATGGCCCAATTCGGTGTCGACCGTGGTCTGGATGGCGCCTATCCGTCGGGATACGATGACGCCGGTCAAAGCTATACACCGGCGTGGCAGGAACAGTTCACCGGTATCGATCGGGCCACGGTCATTCAATTTGCCCGGGACTGGGCCACCACCGCGGAACGTACCGAAGGAAAATGTTCCATCATTATCGGTGCCGGCGTCAATCACTGGTATCATGCCAACCTGATCTACCGGGCCGGTATTCTGGCCCTGGTCCTCTGCGGTTGCGTCGGCAGAAACGGTGGTGGGCTCAACCACTACGTCGGCCAGGAAAAGCTGGCGCCGATCGCCCCCTGGTCGACGATCATGGGGGCGTTGGACTGGACCAAACCGCCCCGTTTCCAGAACGCTCCCTCCTACCATTATGTCCACACCGATCAGTGGCGCTACGAGCGGACGGCTGACGAGTTGCAGGTCAACCCCTCATCGGGTGATCCCTCGCTGACCGGCGGCCATACCATCGACCATCAAATCCGCGCGGTCCGGCTCGGCTGGATGCCCTTTTATCCGCAGTTCGACCGAAGTCCGGCCGAGGTGGTGCGCCAAGCGGAATCGGCCGGGGCACAAACAAACCAGGAGGTGGTGGACTGGGCGGTGCGGCAACTCAAGGACAAGAACATGAAGTTTGCCGTGGAGGATCCCGATGCCCCGGAAAACTGGCCGCGGCTGTGGATTATCTGGCGCGGCAACGCCTTGATGGCAAGCGCCAAGGGGCATGAATACTTCCTCAAGCACTACCTGGGCACCCACCACAATTCCATCGCTCCGGAAACCGCACGGGAGTCTCTGCGCGACGCCGTCTGGCGCGAACCGGCGCCGGAAGGCAAGCTGGATCTGGTGGTCGACATCAACTTCCGGATGGACACCTCTGCCCTCTACTCGGATATCATTCTGCCGACCGCAACCTGGTATGAAAAGGACGACCTCAACAGCAGCGACATGCACTCCTTCATTCATCCGCTGCAGGCCGCGGTACCTCCCTGCTGGGAATCGCGCAGCGATTGGGACATTTTCAAGAGCCTGGCGCTGCGGATCAGCGAACTGGCCGAGATCCATCTCCCGGAACCAATCCGCGACCTGGTTGCGTTCCCGCTTGGCCACGACACTCCGGCAGAGTCGGCGCAACTATCGGTCAAGGATTGGAGCAAAGGCGAGTGCGAACCGATTCCCGGAAAAACCATGCCGAACCTGGTGGTGGTAGAGCGCGATTACCGTAATCTGTATCGGCGATTCATCTCCTACGGCCCCAAACCACGGGCCGAGGGGATCGGCGCCCACGGCTTGAACTGGCCGGCCGCGGACTTTTATGACGAGCTACTGGCGACCGGCCCCACCGAAACCTGGGGCGGACATACCTACCCGTCACTGATCACCGCTCGCGATGCGGCCAATGTTATTCTGCACTTGGCGCCGGAGACCAACGGCGAGGTTGCCCAGCGAGCCTTCGCGGCCCAGGAGCAGGCGGTTGGGCTGCCGCTCACCGATCTGGCGGAAAAAAATCGTAGTATCCGCACCACGTTTGCCGATCTTGACCGCCAACCGCGACGGCTGCTTACCAGCCCGTGTTGGAGCGGCCTGACCAATGACGGTCGGGCGTACACCGCTTATAGCCTCAACGTCGAACGGCTGGTGCCTTGGCGAACCCTTACCGGACGGCAACATTGTTACCTCGACCATGAGAGTTATATCGCCTTCGGCGAACACCTGCCGACGTATAAACCGAAGCCGGACCCGAGCGTGCTGCAGGACCTAGTGGTCACCACCGGCGGGAACCGTAGCATCATGCTCAACTATCTGACTCCCCATAGCAAATGGAGCATCCACAGTACCTATGGTGATAACCCACGGATGCTCACCCTGTCACGCGGCTGCTATCCGTTCTGGATCAACGACCGGGATGCCGACCGGATCGGCGTCGCCGACAACGACTGGGTAGAACTCTACAACGATCACGGGGTGGTGGTCACCCGCGCCGTGGTCAGCGCCCGCCTGCCGCAAGGCATTGCGTTTCTGTATCATTCGCCGGAACGAACCGTCGGTGCCCCTCGCTCGCCACTGCGCAACCAAAAACGCAGCGGCGGCCATAACAGCCTGAATCGCATCCGTCTGAAACCGAACCTGCTGGTCGGTGGATACGGCCAATTCACCTATGGCTGGAATTATTGGGGACCACCCGGGTCCAATCGCGACACCTTCATTCTGGTGCGCAAACTGGAAGGGGAACCTCAATGGTAG
- the tnpA gene encoding IS200/IS605 family transposase codes for MSRFRKLSHSIWHCQYHIVWVPKYRFRILTGAVKEACETAIHAICGFVGCEVVEMNVQPDHVHLVLMVPPKVSISQLMGRVKGQTSMRFFHQFRYLKKKPYWGNHFWAKGYCVDTVGLDADMIRKYVRYQEKKEKQLEQLRLFE; via the coding sequence GTGAGCAGATTCCGTAAGTTATCACATTCGATATGGCACTGTCAGTATCATATCGTATGGGTGCCGAAGTACCGGTTCCGTATTTTAACCGGAGCGGTAAAAGAAGCATGCGAAACGGCGATTCACGCGATATGCGGATTTGTCGGTTGTGAAGTTGTTGAAATGAATGTGCAACCAGACCATGTCCATCTGGTGCTGATGGTTCCGCCGAAGGTGTCGATTTCGCAATTGATGGGTCGGGTAAAGGGTCAAACATCGATGCGGTTTTTCCACCAGTTCCGCTATCTGAAGAAGAAGCCATACTGGGGCAACCACTTTTGGGCGAAAGGTTATTGTGTCGATACGGTAGGTCTTGATGCGGACATGATACGCAAGTATGTCCGCTATCAGGAGAAGAAAGAGAAGCAGCTGGAACAGTTACGGTTGTTTGAATAG
- a CDS encoding nitrate reductase molybdenum cofactor assembly chaperone codes for MTSLEHRELYLLFARLLRYPDRDTAAVGAECRQRLLASNPSAAERLRDFVDYAQDAPPSRLEELFIATFELHSLYHPYVGYQLCGESRQRTLLLIKLNELYRQHGYDAGTELPDHLAELLRFIGSVKDRSCCADLVNDALLPALANLETTFQTTDHPYRSLLESLRLWLSSARKHEGVRL; via the coding sequence ATGACAAGCCTAGAACATCGAGAACTCTATCTACTTTTTGCCCGGCTACTGAGGTACCCGGACCGGGACACCGCAGCAGTCGGCGCCGAATGCCGGCAACGTTTGCTCGCATCGAATCCCTCAGCGGCTGAACGTTTGCGTGATTTCGTCGATTATGCCCAGGACGCACCTCCCAGTCGTTTGGAGGAATTGTTCATTGCCACCTTCGAACTGCACTCACTCTATCATCCCTACGTCGGCTATCAACTCTGTGGGGAAAGCCGGCAACGGACCTTGTTGCTGATAAAACTCAACGAGTTGTATCGGCAGCACGGATACGATGCCGGCACGGAGTTGCCCGATCATCTGGCGGAACTGCTCCGCTTTATCGGCAGCGTCAAGGACCGCTCCTGCTGCGCCGATCTGGTCAACGACGCACTCTTACCGGCCCTGGCAAACCTCGAAACAACCTTTCAAACCACCGACCACCCGTACCGATCCCTGCTCGAATCCCTGCGGCTGTGGCTATCATCCGCACGCAAACACGAAGGAGTCCGACTATGA